A single window of Martelella sp. NC20 DNA harbors:
- the pdeM gene encoding ligase-associated DNA damage response endonuclease PdeM has product MDALTIERKGNAGRAHRFAGHVVAFDASGAAFFPELGLLVVSDLHLERGAAHARRGFFLPPYDTGRTLAALSAVIARYRPARVVSLGDNFHDRVGAREMPSQARDALSALVESRDWVWINGNHDPDGVGGLPGRVFDVWRLEGLTFRHEPGGHEPTRKAEAEICGHLHPSAVLRRPGKSVRRPCFAADAMRLMLPAFATTRGGLDLRHSAFAGLFDRKLLNVHMLGPDRVYSLPFAALGP; this is encoded by the coding sequence GTGGACGCGCTGACGATTGAACGGAAGGGAAATGCCGGCCGTGCGCACCGGTTCGCGGGCCATGTCGTCGCGTTCGATGCCTCGGGCGCTGCCTTCTTCCCCGAACTCGGCCTTCTCGTCGTCTCCGATCTCCATCTGGAGCGCGGCGCCGCCCATGCGCGCCGCGGCTTCTTCCTGCCGCCTTACGATACCGGGCGCACGCTTGCAGCGCTTTCGGCCGTGATCGCCCGCTATCGCCCCGCCCGCGTGGTTTCGCTCGGCGACAATTTTCACGACCGCGTCGGTGCGAGGGAAATGCCGTCGCAGGCCCGGGACGCGCTTTCGGCGCTTGTGGAAAGCCGCGACTGGGTCTGGATCAACGGCAACCACGATCCCGATGGGGTCGGCGGTCTTCCCGGACGGGTTTTCGATGTCTGGCGTCTTGAAGGGCTGACTTTCCGTCATGAGCCGGGCGGCCATGAACCGACCCGCAAGGCCGAGGCGGAAATCTGCGGCCATCTTCACCCGTCCGCCGTGCTGCGCCGGCCCGGAAAATCCGTCCGCCGCCCCTGTTTTGCCGCCGATGCGATGCGGCTGATGCTGCCGGCCTTCGCCACCACGCGCGGCGGTCTCGACCTGCGCCATTCCGCCTTTGCCGGGCTGTTCGACCGAAAGCTGCTCAACGTTCACATGCTGGGGCCGGACAGGGTCTATTCACTGCCCTTTGCCGCGCTTGGCCCCTGA
- a CDS encoding glycosyltransferase family 2 protein, with translation MANSYSLDVVIPCYNEEDNLPHTIPILNDYLTGLLSRDDVGLDRFRMILVDDGSSDRTWQQIEAFTQEISATGLKLSRNYGHQNAMLAGLSVADADVVLTIDSDLQDDVNAILEMLKAHEAGADLALGVRRSRGRDSFFKKSTAKGYYGLMRLMGAQIVPDHADFRLMSQKALKALLAHEETNLFLRGIIPSLGFRAEVIRYDRQTREHGETKYTLRKMLSLAVNGVTSFSAAPLRFVAVLGISVFLISMLLAFWFLVERLFVSESTVPGWASTVLPMLWLGGLQIFCMGIIGEYVGKIYLEVKRRPRFIIDKKISSIYLKI, from the coding sequence ATGGCTAATTCTTATTCTCTGGATGTTGTGATCCCCTGTTACAATGAGGAAGATAACCTTCCTCACACCATTCCAATCCTGAACGACTATCTCACGGGCCTCCTGTCCCGCGATGATGTGGGGCTGGATCGGTTCAGGATGATCCTCGTCGACGACGGAAGCTCGGATCGGACATGGCAGCAGATCGAGGCCTTTACGCAAGAGATTAGCGCCACCGGTTTGAAGCTCAGCCGCAACTACGGTCACCAGAATGCCATGCTGGCCGGGCTCTCGGTCGCAGACGCCGATGTCGTTCTGACGATCGACAGCGATCTTCAGGACGACGTCAACGCCATTCTCGAGATGTTGAAGGCTCATGAAGCCGGCGCGGACCTGGCGCTCGGCGTTCGCCGCTCGCGCGGCAGGGACAGTTTTTTCAAGAAAAGCACGGCAAAAGGATATTATGGGCTGATGAGGCTAATGGGCGCGCAGATCGTGCCCGATCATGCTGACTTCAGACTGATGTCGCAGAAGGCTCTCAAAGCACTTCTCGCGCATGAGGAGACGAACCTTTTTCTGCGCGGGATTATACCCAGCCTAGGCTTTAGGGCCGAGGTGATTAGATACGATCGCCAGACGCGCGAACATGGCGAGACCAAATACACCCTGAGGAAGATGCTCTCGCTGGCCGTCAACGGCGTGACATCGTTCTCCGCCGCGCCGCTTCGGTTCGTGGCCGTTCTGGGCATTTCCGTGTTTCTGATTTCGATGCTGCTCGCCTTCTGGTTCCTCGTGGAGCGGCTGTTCGTCTCTGAAAGTACGGTCCCGGGCTGGGCCTCAACCGTGCTGCCGATGTTGTGGCTCGGCGGCCTGCAGATTTTTTGCATGGGGATCATCGGCGAATATGTGGGCAAGATATATCTGGAAGTGAAACGCCGGCCGCGTTTTATTATAGATAAGAAAATTAGTTCTATATATTTAAAAATATAG
- a CDS encoding tripartite tricarboxylate transporter TctB family protein: MSSSGKTPPSGGSAFSDTELWTGAVLTAFGAGAAWLATGFDATSRPFPLTVALLLSVCGLAIFLRALFSRKHQALPFHDFGIVALGALLIVGWALALKAGAGFLIATTVFLFGIFWLAGLRQTGRVIILSVLIALTNYAIFALLLNVRLPASFLSFIAPGF, encoded by the coding sequence ATGTCTTCATCCGGCAAAACGCCGCCCTCAGGCGGCTCTGCGTTTAGCGATACCGAGCTTTGGACCGGCGCTGTTCTCACCGCCTTCGGCGCCGGCGCTGCTTGGCTTGCGACAGGCTTCGACGCCACATCGCGTCCGTTTCCCCTGACCGTTGCCCTGCTCCTGAGCGTTTGCGGGCTCGCGATCTTCCTGCGCGCCCTGTTTTCGCGGAAACATCAGGCGCTTCCGTTCCATGATTTCGGTATCGTCGCTCTCGGCGCCCTGCTGATCGTGGGGTGGGCGCTTGCGCTCAAGGCGGGCGCGGGCTTCCTGATCGCGACGACTGTGTTTCTTTTCGGAATATTCTGGCTTGCCGGGCTTCGACAAACCGGTCGGGTCATAATCCTGTCTGTTCTGATTGCCCTGACGAACTACGCCATCTTCGCGCTGCTGCTGAACGTCCGCCTGCCGGCATCCTTCCTTTCCTTCATTGCGCCGGGTTTTTGA
- a CDS encoding tripartite tricarboxylate transporter permease codes for MDQILLGFSTLIQPSVLMMLSIGVFVGLVVGSIPGVNDNIAFAVFIPFSFSLPVDQALALMVGIYCAAAAGGAIPAIMIRVPGTASALLTTINGNAMARQGKAGQALSIAMTSSVIGGILSAIVLLIFAPALARVALRFGYVENAALTVLGLSSVVGLVSGNVVKGLVSAAIGLLISTIGYSQITGTPRYMFGNFNLVEGIPFVPLLVGLFGVAAVFELLRDHAHERREEIENEPLPAIGSMRLSRKLIGRLIPTWLTASAIGNFIGVLPGAGMLMAIYIAYGQAARRFREHYEGRPGEPKWDEGAPEGIAAPEAANNAVTASSMVPLLSLGIPGNSTSALFIGAMALHGLAPGPLLFAQHADIAWMVMVAFLACNLVMGPAAFVVIHTVTRTIFAIPRDVMVGIIILLCLLGAYSDGNNLFNVWVAVGAGVAAYLMKVADIPLGPAILGLVLGRQMEAAFSNSLSISHGNWLVFIDPVTHPISLAMIAVAALMWLAPVVHGIRYLHRRRKLIHAA; via the coding sequence ATGGATCAGATCCTTCTCGGTTTCTCGACGCTGATACAGCCATCCGTGCTGATGATGCTTTCGATCGGCGTATTTGTTGGCCTCGTCGTTGGCTCTATCCCCGGCGTGAATGACAATATCGCGTTCGCGGTCTTCATTCCCTTCTCGTTCAGCCTGCCGGTCGACCAGGCGCTCGCGCTGATGGTCGGAATCTATTGCGCGGCGGCGGCCGGGGGCGCGATTCCCGCCATCATGATCAGGGTGCCGGGCACCGCCTCGGCGCTGCTGACAACCATCAACGGCAATGCCATGGCGCGTCAGGGCAAGGCCGGGCAGGCCCTGAGCATCGCGATGACATCATCGGTGATCGGTGGGATTCTCAGCGCCATAGTGCTTTTGATTTTCGCACCGGCGCTTGCCAGGGTCGCGCTGCGCTTCGGCTATGTCGAGAATGCCGCCCTGACAGTGCTCGGCCTTTCGAGCGTCGTCGGGCTGGTTTCGGGCAATGTCGTGAAGGGTCTCGTGTCGGCGGCCATCGGCCTTCTGATCTCGACCATCGGCTATAGCCAGATCACCGGTACGCCGCGCTACATGTTCGGCAATTTCAATCTCGTCGAGGGGATTCCGTTCGTGCCGCTGCTGGTCGGCCTGTTCGGGGTTGCCGCTGTCTTCGAACTGCTGCGCGATCATGCCCATGAACGCCGCGAGGAAATCGAAAACGAGCCGCTGCCGGCGATCGGCTCGATGCGCCTCAGCCGCAAGCTCATCGGCCGCCTGATCCCGACATGGTTGACCGCATCGGCGATCGGCAATTTCATCGGCGTTCTTCCCGGCGCCGGCATGCTGATGGCGATCTATATCGCCTATGGACAGGCGGCCCGCCGTTTCCGCGAGCACTACGAAGGCCGCCCCGGCGAACCGAAATGGGATGAAGGCGCGCCGGAAGGCATCGCCGCGCCGGAGGCGGCCAACAATGCGGTCACCGCCAGTTCCATGGTGCCGCTTCTGTCCCTCGGCATTCCGGGCAATTCCACCTCGGCGCTTTTCATCGGCGCGATGGCGCTGCACGGACTGGCGCCCGGACCGCTGCTGTTTGCCCAGCACGCCGACATCGCCTGGATGGTGATGGTGGCATTTCTTGCCTGCAATCTGGTGATGGGACCGGCGGCCTTTGTCGTGATCCACACCGTGACGCGGACGATCTTCGCCATTCCGCGCGATGTCATGGTCGGCATCATCATTCTTCTGTGCCTGCTGGGCGCCTATTCCGACGGCAATAATCTCTTCAATGTCTGGGTCGCCGTCGGCGCCGGCGTTGCCGCCTATCTGATGAAGGTTGCGGATATCCCGCTCGGCCCGGCCATTCTCGGGCTCGTGCTCGGCAGACAGATGGAAGCCGCGTTCTCCAACTCGCTGTCGATCTCGCACGGCAACTGGCTCGTCTTCATCGATCCGGTCACGCATCCGATAAGCCTGGCGATGATCGCGGTTGCGGCCCTGATGTGGCTTGCGCCGGTCGTCCACGGCATCCGCTATCTGCATCGCCGGCGCAAACTCATCCATGCGGCCTGA
- a CDS encoding ligase-associated DNA damage response DEXH box helicase, translating into MNETETLPARFRRWFAENGWQPRAHQLELLARASAGEDMLLIAPTGAGKTLAGFLPALSDLDRRGPQKPGGRPRGVHTLYISPLKALAVDIARNLERPVIETGLAITMETRTGDTPQAKRQRQRLKPPDILLTTPEQLALLIAGKDADRFFEDLSYVIFDELHSLVTSKRGHLLSLGLARLRRLKPDLTAIGLSATVSDPMELQRWLVAQTGEVAPPHAGLITVKGGARPEITILRASARIPWSGHSARYAAPDIYEELKQRRMTLIFVNTRSQAEIVFQELWGINDDNLPIALHHGSLDVGQRRKVEAAMAAGKLRAVVATSTLDLGIDWGDIDLVMHIGAPKGASRLAQRIGRSNHRMDEPSRAILVPANRFEVMECQAALDANYVGAQDSPPIGEGALDVLAQHVLGMACAAPFDIDALFDEVRTALPYAGLDRATFARIVDFVATGGYALRTYERYAKIRQTADGLWRIAHPDVVRQYRLNLGTIVEMPMLKIRLVRAGKRGGPLRGGPTLGEVEEYFIEMLRPGDTFLFSGKVLRFEGIRENECLASVAFDTDPKIPAYAGGKFPLSTYLADGVRAMLADAERRKTLPGPVREWLSLQQTHSHLPGRGELLVETFPLENRFYMVAYPFEGRLAHQTLGMLLTRRLERLGAEPTGFVSTDYSLAIWGLKDIGAMLADGALDLRELFDEDMLGDDLEAWLDESYMLKRTFRSCATIAGLIERRYPGKEKTGRQMTVSADLIYDVLRSHEPDHILLQATRADAAAGLLDIARLGTMLERIKGHLVHYRLERVSPLAVPVLLEIGRESVNGGAGDAVLREAADELAEALEAAEMMHEKEEAERGRADD; encoded by the coding sequence ATGAACGAAACGGAAACATTGCCGGCGCGTTTCCGTCGCTGGTTTGCCGAGAATGGCTGGCAGCCGCGCGCCCATCAGCTTGAACTGCTGGCGCGTGCTAGCGCCGGCGAGGATATGCTGCTGATCGCGCCGACCGGGGCGGGCAAGACGCTTGCAGGCTTCCTGCCCGCGCTTTCCGATCTCGACCGGCGCGGGCCGCAAAAGCCGGGGGGCAGGCCGCGCGGGGTCCACACGCTCTATATCTCGCCGCTGAAGGCGCTTGCCGTCGATATCGCCCGCAATCTGGAACGGCCGGTCATCGAGACCGGGCTTGCCATCACCATGGAAACCCGCACCGGCGATACGCCGCAGGCCAAGCGCCAGCGCCAGCGCCTGAAGCCGCCGGATATCCTGCTGACGACGCCGGAACAGCTCGCATTGCTGATTGCCGGCAAGGATGCCGATCGGTTCTTCGAGGACCTTAGCTATGTGATTTTCGACGAGCTGCATTCGCTGGTCACCTCCAAACGCGGCCATCTGCTGTCGCTCGGGCTTGCGCGGCTCCGGCGGTTGAAGCCGGATCTGACCGCCATCGGCCTTTCGGCCACCGTCTCCGATCCGATGGAATTGCAGCGCTGGCTGGTGGCCCAGACCGGGGAGGTGGCACCGCCTCATGCAGGGCTGATCACGGTCAAGGGCGGTGCCCGGCCGGAAATCACCATCCTGAGGGCGTCGGCGCGCATACCCTGGTCCGGCCATTCGGCGCGCTATGCCGCCCCCGATATTTACGAGGAACTGAAGCAGCGGCGGATGACGCTGATCTTCGTCAACACCCGCTCGCAGGCCGAGATCGTGTTTCAGGAACTCTGGGGCATCAATGACGACAATCTGCCGATCGCGCTGCATCACGGCTCGCTCGATGTCGGCCAGCGCCGCAAGGTGGAGGCGGCGATGGCGGCGGGCAAACTGCGCGCGGTCGTCGCCACCTCGACGCTCGATCTCGGCATCGACTGGGGCGATATCGATCTCGTGATGCATATCGGCGCGCCGAAAGGCGCAAGCCGGCTTGCTCAGCGGATCGGCCGTTCCAACCATCGCATGGACGAGCCGAGCCGCGCCATTCTGGTGCCGGCCAACCGGTTCGAGGTGATGGAATGCCAGGCGGCGCTCGATGCCAATTATGTCGGCGCGCAGGATAGCCCGCCGATCGGCGAGGGCGCGCTCGATGTGCTGGCCCAGCACGTGCTCGGCATGGCCTGCGCTGCCCCTTTCGATATCGATGCGCTTTTCGACGAGGTGCGCACGGCGCTGCCCTATGCCGGGCTCGACCGCGCGACCTTCGCGCGCATCGTCGATTTCGTGGCGACCGGCGGCTATGCCCTCAGGACCTATGAGCGCTATGCGAAAATCCGGCAGACGGCGGACGGGCTGTGGCGGATTGCCCATCCCGATGTCGTGCGCCAGTACCGCCTCAACCTCGGCACCATCGTCGAGATGCCGATGCTGAAGATCAGGCTGGTGAGGGCGGGCAAACGCGGCGGGCCGCTCCGGGGCGGGCCGACGCTCGGCGAGGTCGAGGAATATTTCATCGAGATGCTGCGGCCCGGCGATACTTTCCTGTTTTCCGGCAAGGTGCTGCGCTTCGAGGGTATTCGCGAGAACGAGTGCCTGGCCTCGGTCGCCTTCGATACCGACCCGAAGATCCCGGCCTATGCCGGCGGCAAGTTTCCGCTGTCGACCTATCTCGCCGATGGCGTACGCGCCATGCTCGCCGATGCCGAGCGCCGCAAGACGCTGCCCGGCCCGGTGCGCGAATGGCTGTCGCTGCAACAGACGCACTCGCATCTGCCCGGCCGCGGCGAGTTGCTGGTCGAGACCTTCCCGCTCGAAAACCGGTTCTACATGGTGGCCTATCCCTTCGAGGGGCGGCTTGCGCACCAGACGCTCGGCATGCTGCTGACGCGGCGGCTGGAGCGGCTGGGAGCCGAGCCGACCGGCTTCGTGTCGACCGATTATTCGCTCGCGATCTGGGGGCTGAAGGACATCGGCGCGATGCTGGCGGATGGCGCGCTCGATCTCAGGGAATTGTTCGACGAGGACATGCTCGGCGACGACCTCGAGGCCTGGCTTGACGAGAGCTACATGCTGAAGCGCACCTTCCGCAGTTGCGCCACCATTGCCGGCCTGATCGAGCGGCGCTATCCGGGCAAGGAAAAGACCGGCCGCCAGATGACGGTGTCGGCTGACCTGATCTACGATGTGCTGCGCAGCCACGAGCCCGACCATATCCTGCTGCAGGCGACACGGGCGGATGCGGCGGCCGGCTTGCTGGATATCGCCCGGCTTGGCACAATGCTGGAACGAATCAAGGGGCATCTGGTTCACTATCGGCTGGAGCGGGTTTCGCCGCTGGCCGTGCCGGTGCTGCTTGAAATCGGCCGCGAAAGCGTCAATGGCGGCGCCGGCGATGCGGTGCTCCGGGAAGCCGCCGACGAACTGGCGGAAGCGCTCGAGGCAGCCGAAATGATGCATGAGAAAGAAGAGGCGGAGCGTGGACGCGCTGACGATTGA
- a CDS encoding tripartite tricarboxylate transporter substrate binding protein, whose product MFKSLILGALVAGGIAGAAFAEDYPTKDIELVVPFAPGGSVDVTSRLIAETANKILDGKEVEVANRAGGGGIVGQSFVSKARPDGYTVLAMTSSVVTNPQLKGAPYKITDFTPVAAYNIDPEVIAVPASSPFANIDDFIAATKESPLNMVVAGIGTSHHMAGLALTEAAGLEFNYIPANGFGEQLQAIVGGHADGAFWPMGEAMAHAETGTVRILAIASDVQDPKFPDVPTFEEAGLNVPIWATFRGWAVPAGTPEDVVVYLSDLLEKVYDDPDYRKKMTEAGFEPIYRNAADFEAIITSYSEQVVPIIENNGLSD is encoded by the coding sequence ATGTTCAAATCGCTCATTCTCGGAGCGCTCGTCGCCGGCGGCATCGCAGGCGCTGCATTCGCTGAGGACTATCCGACGAAGGATATCGAGCTTGTCGTGCCGTTCGCGCCGGGCGGAAGCGTTGACGTGACCTCGCGCCTGATCGCCGAGACGGCCAACAAAATTCTCGATGGCAAAGAGGTCGAGGTGGCCAATCGCGCCGGCGGCGGCGGCATCGTCGGCCAGAGCTTTGTCTCAAAGGCCAGGCCGGATGGCTATACGGTACTTGCCATGACCAGTTCGGTCGTGACCAATCCGCAGCTCAAGGGCGCGCCCTACAAGATCACCGATTTCACGCCGGTTGCCGCCTACAATATCGATCCCGAAGTGATCGCCGTCCCGGCCAGTTCCCCGTTTGCGAACATTGACGACTTCATTGCCGCAACGAAGGAAAGCCCGCTCAACATGGTCGTCGCCGGTATCGGCACGTCTCACCATATGGCAGGTCTCGCGCTGACCGAGGCTGCCGGGCTCGAGTTCAACTATATTCCCGCCAACGGTTTCGGCGAGCAGTTGCAGGCCATCGTCGGCGGCCATGCCGATGGCGCCTTCTGGCCGATGGGCGAGGCGATGGCCCATGCCGAAACCGGAACCGTGCGGATCCTGGCGATCGCATCCGACGTGCAGGATCCGAAATTTCCCGACGTCCCGACCTTCGAGGAAGCCGGCCTCAACGTGCCGATCTGGGCGACCTTCCGCGGCTGGGCCGTTCCCGCCGGCACGCCCGAAGACGTCGTTGTCTACCTCTCCGACCTGCTCGAGAAGGTCTATGACGACCCCGACTACCGCAAGAAAATGACGGAAGCCGGTTTTGAGCCGATCTACCGCAACGCGGCCGATTTCGAGGCGATCATCACCTCCTATTCCGAGCAGGTTGTGCCGATCATCGAGAATAACGGTCTGTCCGACTGA
- a CDS encoding GtrA family protein, with the protein MLWLFARLTDTTCVTRSRRHLKEARAICWRKPVPPMPLVIEQFLKYGLVGVMNTLITLFVIAVLSYLGFAPVTCNIIGYACGLLNSFVFNGRFTFASTYNRKVVYRFLAGFALAYGLNLTVLVALTRQGDLPEMASQVVAMVAYNVCFFLVMKFWVFEKDG; encoded by the coding sequence ATGTTATGGTTGTTTGCGCGACTGACAGACACAACGTGCGTGACAAGATCACGAAGACATCTTAAGGAAGCCCGGGCAATATGTTGGAGAAAGCCGGTTCCGCCGATGCCATTGGTTATAGAGCAATTCCTGAAGTACGGACTTGTGGGCGTGATGAACACACTCATCACGCTGTTCGTTATAGCAGTTTTGAGCTATCTGGGTTTTGCTCCAGTCACCTGCAACATCATCGGCTATGCCTGCGGGCTGCTGAACAGCTTCGTTTTCAACGGCCGATTCACCTTTGCTTCGACCTATAACAGGAAAGTTGTATATCGCTTTCTGGCAGGCTTTGCCCTGGCCTATGGCCTCAACCTGACTGTCCTTGTTGCTCTGACGCGGCAAGGCGATTTGCCGGAAATGGCGTCGCAGGTCGTCGCGATGGTGGCCTACAATGTCTGTTTCTTCCTGGTAATGAAATTCTGGGTTTTCGAAAAAGATGGCTAA
- a CDS encoding cysteine dioxygenase family protein: MTTSSPDNLAGERQQAVRNLIEATRARLESGALDRDMLDAVRNDLQALAANTQLWTGETYAPPAGDERQARYLIGSEGPSGITLYLNVMHSGKKIPPHDHTTWACVAAVEGSEHNTLYDRKDDGSIPGHAELEVREIVEIAPGNPVALMPDDVHSVEIRGEQVIRHLHFYGRPLETLSERKVFDLENNTCKIMDVGVKTRT, encoded by the coding sequence ATGACAACTTCAAGCCCTGACAATCTCGCGGGCGAACGCCAGCAGGCGGTGCGCAACCTCATTGAAGCCACCCGCGCGCGCCTTGAGAGCGGCGCGCTCGATCGCGACATGCTCGATGCTGTCCGCAACGACCTCCAGGCGCTGGCCGCCAATACGCAATTGTGGACCGGAGAGACCTACGCGCCGCCTGCGGGCGACGAACGTCAGGCTCGTTATCTGATCGGCTCGGAAGGTCCGAGCGGCATCACGCTTTACCTCAACGTCATGCATTCGGGGAAGAAGATACCGCCGCATGACCACACCACCTGGGCCTGCGTTGCCGCCGTCGAGGGCAGCGAGCACAACACGCTCTACGACCGCAAGGATGACGGCAGCATCCCCGGCCATGCCGAGCTGGAAGTGCGTGAGATCGTCGAGATCGCGCCCGGCAATCCGGTCGCCCTGATGCCCGATGATGTTCACAGCGTGGAAATTCGCGGCGAGCAGGTCATCCGCCATCTGCATTTCTACGGCCGCCCGCTGGAAACGCTCAGCGAACGCAAGGTCTTCGATCTTGAGAACAACACCTGCAAGATCATGGATGTCGGCGTGAAAACGCGCACCTGA
- a CDS encoding aminoglycoside phosphotransferase family protein → MHDDEVPVSLAMAGALICAQFPRYRDLPVKPLAVGTDHAIFRVGSKIAARFPRRREQAETCRIRLEAEARSLAELAACCPVPCPEPLGLGRPGHGYPMFWSLQTFLPGEIATPAGLARSDAFADDIARLIASLRRADTKARHFDGRGRGGSLTDHDAWIATCLENSRGLLDVARLSALWARLRLLPPGGPDAMSHRDLIPANLLVKDGRLAGVLDGGAFGPADPALDLVACWHLFDTSRRARVRQSLGSDEVEWQRGAAWAFAQAIGLVWYYEQSNPDMAALGRSTLARLLDDG, encoded by the coding sequence ATGCACGACGATGAGGTTCCGGTCAGTCTGGCGATGGCGGGCGCGCTGATCTGCGCTCAGTTTCCGCGCTATCGCGATCTTCCGGTAAAGCCGCTCGCGGTCGGCACCGACCATGCGATTTTTCGCGTCGGGTCAAAGATCGCGGCGCGCTTTCCCAGACGCCGGGAGCAGGCCGAGACCTGCCGCATCCGGCTTGAGGCGGAAGCGCGCTCGCTTGCCGAACTTGCCGCCTGTTGTCCGGTTCCTTGCCCCGAGCCGCTCGGCCTGGGGCGGCCGGGGCATGGCTATCCGATGTTCTGGTCGCTGCAGACATTTCTGCCGGGCGAGATCGCGACGCCGGCGGGGCTTGCCCGGTCCGATGCCTTTGCCGATGATATCGCCCGGTTGATTGCGTCGCTCAGGCGGGCTGACACGAAAGCCCGGCATTTCGACGGGCGCGGCCGGGGCGGCAGCCTGACGGATCACGACGCCTGGATTGCGACCTGCCTCGAAAACAGCCGTGGTCTGCTCGATGTTGCCCGCCTTTCGGCCTTGTGGGCGCGGTTGCGGCTCCTGCCGCCGGGAGGACCTGACGCGATGAGCCATCGCGACCTGATCCCGGCCAACCTTCTGGTGAAGGATGGTCGGCTTGCGGGCGTGCTCGATGGCGGCGCCTTCGGGCCGGCTGATCCGGCGCTCGATCTGGTGGCCTGCTGGCATCTCTTCGACACATCCCGCCGGGCGCGCGTCAGGCAGAGCCTCGGCTCGGACGAGGTGGAATGGCAAAGGGGCGCCGCCTGGGCTTTTGCGCAGGCGATCGGGCTCGTCTGGTATTATGAGCAGAGCAATCCCGACATGGCGGCGCTCGGCCGCAGCACGCTCGCCCGCCTTCTCGATGATGGCTGA
- a CDS encoding LysR substrate-binding domain-containing protein, producing MCLAMDVDFHISQLRTLRAIYETGSFEGAAQKVGRTQSAVTQQMQKLESLTGVQLFRQVGRKREFTPAGLTLVNYAREILSMSRFAMAALTQSVQQDVVQLGAPQEIAERLLPDILAEYARAWPSVRAVIHVGRSPDLMTMLQDGLLDITLSTRRSELFGGTRIASIPACWLAAPHFRLDRQMPVPLVLADEPSMFRQIAFDALDINGYSYIERVTSPSLAGVRLSVAAGLGITARTESAFFSATRILGPDDGLPSLPLVNYYAHLGKQADQPHVRFLLDMILASKD from the coding sequence ATGTGTTTGGCCATGGATGTCGATTTTCACATAAGCCAGTTGCGCACGCTGCGCGCCATCTACGAAACCGGAAGCTTCGAAGGCGCCGCTCAGAAAGTCGGACGCACGCAATCGGCGGTCACCCAGCAGATGCAGAAGCTGGAAAGCCTGACGGGCGTGCAGCTTTTCCGCCAGGTCGGCCGCAAGCGGGAGTTTACCCCCGCCGGGCTGACACTGGTCAATTATGCCCGCGAGATCCTGTCGATGTCGCGCTTCGCCATGGCCGCGCTGACCCAGTCCGTCCAGCAGGACGTGGTTCAGCTCGGCGCGCCGCAGGAGATCGCGGAGCGGCTTCTGCCCGATATTCTTGCCGAATACGCCCGGGCCTGGCCTTCGGTGCGCGCCGTCATCCATGTCGGGCGCAGTCCGGACCTGATGACGATGCTGCAGGACGGCCTGCTCGACATAACCTTGAGTACGCGCCGCTCCGAACTCTTCGGCGGAACCCGGATCGCCAGCATCCCGGCCTGCTGGCTGGCTGCGCCCCATTTCAGGCTGGACCGGCAAATGCCGGTTCCGCTCGTCCTTGCCGACGAACCCAGCATGTTCCGACAGATCGCCTTCGACGCGCTCGATATCAACGGCTACTCCTATATCGAGCGCGTCACCTCGCCTTCGCTTGCCGGCGTCAGGCTTTCGGTTGCCGCCGGGCTCGGGATCACCGCCCGCACGGAAAGCGCGTTCTTCTCGGCGACGCGGATACTGGGCCCGGATGACGGCCTGCCATCCCTGCCGCTGGTGAACTACTATGCCCATCTCGGCAAGCAGGCCGATCAGCCGCACGTCCGCTTCCTGCTCGACATGATCCTCGCCAGCAAGGACTGA